A window from Drosophila subobscura isolate 14011-0131.10 chromosome O, UCBerk_Dsub_1.0, whole genome shotgun sequence encodes these proteins:
- the LOC117898568 gene encoding uncharacterized protein LOC117898568 codes for MLKFRVCAVIQPTVEAHARINWSSVNVDRSLRLNVGHQYRPMMLTRVMMYSLLTLVGVWYGRHRDAVRRAERRQELLEERARRKSFLGRNSSHWITAQHSVSLYLHIQLLFLRRLIEASLATYWRQFHGAVEDPNIKQSNFISFETHLLATE; via the exons ATGCTCAAAttccgtgtgtgtgccgtCATACAGCCGACTGTGGAGGCGCACGCTCGGATCAATTGGAGCAGTGTAAATGTGGATCGGAGCCTGCGGCTGAATGTGGGCCACCAGTACCGTCCCATGATGCTGACCCGTGTCATGATGTACTCGCTGCTGACGTTGGTTGGTGTGTGGTACGGACGCCATCGCGATGCAGTGCGTCGCGCCGAGCGTCGCCAGGAGCTGCTCGAGGAGCGAGCCCGTAGAAAGAGCTTTCTGGGTAGAAATTCCAGCCATTGGATCACCGCGCAGCAT TCCGTGTCGCTGTATCTGCACATTCAGTTGCTCTTTCTGCGACGTTTGATTGAGGCATCGCTGGCCACCTACTGGCGGCAGTTCCACGGCGCCGTCGAAGACCCCAACATCAAGCAGAGCAACTTCATCAGCTTCGAGACGCATCTGCTGGCCACGGAATGA